The following coding sequences lie in one Campylobacteraceae bacterium genomic window:
- a CDS encoding fumarylacetoacetate hydrolase family protein: MRYLRYRKNNETKPGVEVAGIIYDISNLVSDITNKTIENLLKKEIDVSTLKKVDAYDKLEVPIDGIKKVICIGLNYEDHAEETGMKIPSEPVVFMKATSSIVGPNDDVEIPKNSTKTDWEVELGVVIGKRAKYIKEEEAYDYIAGYTIVNDVSEREFQLEREGQWTKGKSHDTFSPIGPYIVTKDEVGNEDNLKMTLHVDGKLFQNGSSATMYYKVPFIIAYLSKFMTLEPGDVISTGTPPGVGFGQKPPIYLKGGQTMELSIEKLGSQKQITVTL, encoded by the coding sequence GTGAGATATTTAAGATATAGAAAAAATAATGAAACTAAACCAGGAGTAGAGGTTGCTGGTATAATCTATGATATAAGTAATTTAGTTAGTGACATAACAAATAAAACAATAGAAAATTTGTTAAAAAAAGAAATAGATGTAAGCACTTTAAAGAAAGTAGATGCATATGATAAATTAGAAGTTCCTATTGATGGAATTAAAAAAGTAATTTGTATTGGGCTTAACTATGAAGATCATGCAGAAGAAACAGGTATGAAAATTCCTTCTGAGCCAGTAGTGTTTATGAAAGCTACTTCTTCAATTGTAGGCCCAAATGATGATGTTGAAATTCCAAAGAATTCTACTAAAACAGATTGGGAAGTTGAATTAGGTGTGGTTATTGGAAAACGTGCTAAATATATTAAAGAAGAAGAGGCTTATGATTATATAGCAGGGTATACCATTGTAAATGATGTGAGTGAGAGAGAATTCCAACTTGAAAGAGAAGGACAATGGACTAAAGGAAAAAGTCATGATACTTTTTCTCCCATTGGACCCTATATAGTTACTAAAGATGAAGTAGGAAATGAAGATAATTTAAAAATGACATTACATGTTGATGGCAAACTTTTTCAAAATGGTTCTAGTGCTACTATGTATTATAAAGTTCCTTTTATTATTGCTTATTTATCTAAGTTTATGACTTTAGAACCTGGAGATGTTATTTCAACAGGAACGCCCCCTGGTGTTGGGTTTGGACAAAAACCACCAATATATTTAAAAGGTGGGCAAACCATGGAACTAAGTATTGAAAAACTAGGTTCTCAGAAACAAATAACAGTAACATTATAA